ATGATTTGGTTTGGTACATTTAATGCTGCCAAATATTTAGCTAATCAACTTCACCAAGTCATCAGCTATGAATAAttcaatgtaggtacataaacatgttggtaaattataacaaaatgaattgttaatatgCTCAGCGCATCATGTCACTgcttatgattttattttgaatacagttACTCCACGTAAATCTGCATcctttatgttttattgttaatatgCTCAGTGCATCATGTCACTgcttatgattttattttgaatacagttACTCCACGTAAATCTGCATCCTTTATGTTTTAGTATATAAGAGTGATGCTGTGGTCTGGGTGGTCTTGTGCACCGTGGTCCACAGAAGCTCTAAAGGAAGTAGGTCTAGGTCGATGGTGTGGTCTAGATCATTCAGTATGATCGTGGTCCACACAGGAGCAATGTGATGATGCTGTGGTCTGGGTGGTCTTGTGCACCGTGGTCCACAGAGGCTCTAAAGGAAATAGGTCTAGGTCGATGGTGTGGTCTAGATCATTTAGTATGATCGTGGTCCACACAGGAGCAATGTGATGATGCTGTGGTCTGGGTGGTCTTGTGCACCGTGGTCCACAGAGGCTCTAAAGGAAATAGGTCTAGGTCGATGGTGTGGTCTAGATCATTTAGTATGATCGTGGTCCACACGGGATTTCAAAGAAACATGAAACATGTATGGTACTTTAAGTGTAACAATCActtttaaagtttactttatgaacttttataaaagtaagaGTTGTTATAACAATAGTAATACTTTTTAAGTTTCTGCCACATCTCATACATTACATTTGAAAGACatggtaaataattatcataaattagaCATGAATAAAATGTCTAtgctaaatatttattctatgaATATGTTAGTTATGTTAAATagattaatatgtttaatattaatctgattttatttcCTATTTGTAGGTGATAGACATAGTCATCAACTAGCCATTCACAATAACAGATAGAACTCACCGGGACTTAGGCATCTTCCAGTATGCCATCTGTAGGTATGTGTGACTGCAACAAATGAGGCTCAGGTGTTGGTGTAAGCCGACCAGATGTTTCCAGTTGTTGCAGATCATCCTTGTCAGAGTCCGTCGACACGGCTGCCTGATCACCTGGCTGAGGGGCTCTACGGAGTTGATCATGAGCCACCTTGCGTCGTCCTCTTCCTGTTACTCGTTTGACCATGTAGCGATCATTGTCTAGGATTCTGTAAATCTCAAAAGGTTCACTGTATTTTAAATCAAGAGAAGTTTGGTTACGTGGGTTGTTCTTGATTAAAACATAGTCTCCCCTCTGAAACGGTTTGAGCTTGGCTTTATTCTTGTCAAAACGTTGTTTTTCATATTGTGCTGCTGTCGCCATCTTCTCCTGTACATGTTGTTCCAACAAATCAAAATCCATTGACTCGTTTTCAATATtcactaatctcaggagctcTGGTGCACCACAATGTTCACGTCGTGTTAGAAGAGTGAGGGGTGCAACGCCGGTCACACGATGAGCAGTGCAATTGAATGCAAGTTGTAGTGCTTCTAATGCAACTTGCCATTTATCTGTGTCATAATTTTTGATCATGGTCAGAGCATTTTTTAATGTACCCATCACTTGCTTCACCTGACCATTTGCTCGGCTAACTCCTGGCACTATTGAGTGGATATCAATACCAATACGGTCACAATATACTTTAAATTCATTGCAATTACATACTCATCACGTCCTTCAGAGTCCTTGCTGCCTAGTTTGCCTGTGATGTCCATATGAATCACTTGAAATGGTGCAGTGGGCTTTTGGATGGGATGAAGTTGTGCCTGTACTGCACCAGAAGCGCTTTTAGAGATTCTGCATATGACACAATTATCAACAAAGTTCCTTACCACTGTGCTCATCTTATCAAACCAGTAAGATTGCTTAATTTTCTGTAGAGTTTTTTCCCATCCTGGATGTTGTAATGATGTGTGATATGAATTAATTAGACTCCACTGGAATGCTTTCGGGACTACTGTAACCTTATATGTACCATGTACATTATCTGTGAAGGACTTTTTTAGTACATCTTCTTCACCATTTCATATCagttgttaatattttcatggAGAACTCACCGGAGGGATTTCTACTGAAGAAATCTGCATGTTGAAGCCTTTCACCCTTTCTATATTCTACCtcaaaatcataattttgtagAAAGGCCCACCAACGATGAACTCTGGGTAGAAGGTCTTTCTTGTGCCTTGATGCTTTGAGAGCATTACAGTCCGTGATTACCTTGAACTTTCGGCCATACAAATACtgtttgaaatgtttgattGCTCGCACCACTGCCAGTGTTTCCAGTTCATATGAGTGATAGCGGCTTTCTGTGTCAGTAGTACGTAGACTCATATAAGCAACAGGATGGTGGCGTCCCTCAATTACTTGAACCAGTACAGCTCCATAGCCCAGTCTGCTGGCATCAGTGTAAAGCTCAATTGGTGCTTCTTCCTGAAATAGAGATAAGGTAGGGGCAGTACACAAGTATTGGATGATTTTGTTGCGGGCCTCGTCAAGTCTATTATTCCATTCCCACTTAGTGTCTTTCTTAGTTAACTCATAAAGTGGTAGCATAATTTGGGAAAAGTTGGGAATGAAACGACGGAAATAACTGGCCAGGCCATTAAATTGCCTGACTTGTTTAGTTGTAGTTGGCACTGGTGCCTTAACTAAAGCCTCTACTTTCTTTGGACTTGGACCCCTGTCCATCAGAGATTATATTGCCTAAATATTCAACagatcttttttaaaaaaaaaacagttttctcAATATTAATTGAGAAACCAGTCCTTTGTaaggaaattaatatttgttctatgttagaTAGATTCTATGTTAGATAATACGGCGCGttcacgtttaaaacatttatcaaatgTATGACCCACTTTTGAGCAAAATGTACACATTGGCTTATCTGTCTCGGAACCAAAAGACTGAGGAGTCACTGGTTTGTTTTCTAGAGAACGTGGCTGAGTGCCCTCAGATTTCTTATAGAAACGACAGTCACGTGTTTCATGACCCGATCTTTTACATACTTGGCAAGACGATTGTTTTTCCGAAAACCGTGGACGTTTGTTGATAACTAACTGAGTATTAGATTGACTCGGGTTTGGTCTTTTAATGTGGCGTATAGACGATGCTACCGAAATAAGTTCCGGAACCGATGACGCACGTGCATTTAATAACTCGATTCTCAGTCGATCATCCCCAATGCATCCAATAACTGCCTCAACCGCGTCCTCATCACTTAATTTATCTTTCGTGATACGACGCCAAAGTACCCAAGCTTGAGAAATAAATTGCGCGATATCTTTACTACTGTCATAAGTGTGTTCACGGAATCTAAAAATGTCTCTAGAATACCTATTTTCCGGCTCGAAAGTAGTTATTAACAAATTGCACAATTCTTCCCACGTGGATGTCGAGACTAACCAATTGTCTACCCACAGCCTAGCACGACCCTTGAGCAAACTTCCAACTTTCATCCTAACGTCGTAATCAGCCAGGCTGTAGTTTTCCATGGCTGTACTCACGTGTTGGCACCATTCACGTATTCCTATATTGGCGTCCGGATCGTAAGATGGCAAAAATACGTcactaattttaactttatccgATTGTTTAGAAAAACGATCCGACATGCCTTTCATAACCTGTAACATCTGCGAGAAAAATTCCGTGGGTACGCCGCTAACAGAAGCAGaaacattttcattactttGAACAGAATGTCCGGCAGAAGCGGGTGGATATCCCACTTCTGATAACGACGAAGAAAACCCATTTACAGTATTAGAATGAGTGACGTCAGCATCGCTGGCGTCACCCATCCCACTTTTATTTGCAgacattacttaattataacttttctCCTAATCGACACTTTTAGTAATTATACAATCAAAAACTTACAGTCTCAGAATTCTCAGACAGCACAGACAGCACAGGTCCTCACATGTCCTCGTTACCGCTAAGAATGAATTGCAACATGGCGTGCTTCATAAGCGGAAcacgtataattaaaaatgttttaaaatacaacaacgtgttaaaaccataaactttttacatcaaaaattctaatctaattaattagtaattttaaagcctttacattaatttttttgcatttaatttattaattattatccaaatcggatgtgtttttatcaaatattaataagggcgtcaattgaataagggcgtcaattgaataaagacctcAATGGTAATAAAATCCGTTTCAATGTTGTTTTAGCTAGATATCATTAAAGGTTGATAAAAACACATCGATTGATGCTAATAAatcctaatattaattaacaatattgtttaggtaataaatctttgcacttaaaactaataacaatttgtttgtatttgatggGTACAATCCAACCatcaaatactttcattttaaagttacaaaatcaaataaatgaataataatatttaggcaAGACACCAAAAGCTTATATTGATGTTCagtttgatttgataaatacgaattatttaattagttattcttTGCGAATAATTAGTCAACACGATGCGTCGacatatatgttttttttaaaacactaatGGCCtaaacctgcacttggccagcatgagGCAGCCTTATCGCTCCcccatttgggaggagaccatttcccagcagtgggatatttatggataaaaaaaaaattctaaaccttaaaattctaaaatatcTAAAAGGTTTTAACCACAATTACTGGTTGTAAGACTCCAGTTATCCTTGTTTTGATTGTTTAATATTACAGATGATTAAATTGTATTGCTTCTGTCCTGCTAATAGTTCTTATTCCATtctttggttagtggtcaacctagtgtcaaaattgttcaagcctcCCGAAGGGCCTTAGGCATGACTTAACAGCCATTATTCCATTTGATAACAACAAACAGAGACACTCACTCACAGAGATCTACCTCAAACACCACTAGGCAGCTACACATCTATTAAATGACAGtgtcgcttaacccacagattgatCACCAGCCAGTGACAACTGGCTTTGAAAACCTGGTGCctcaaaagtattaaaaaaaaagaagtgcCCCAATAAAGAACCATGATAAAAGAGGATACAAGCAGTATCAAACCATATTattctttgtaaaatttttcttATTGGTGCATGGGATGTTTAAAACGTACTATTTGTCCTACACCTGTATTATGACAGGAACATAAAAGAAAACCAAGAGTGGTATAAGATTCTTGCATGTTAAACACATATTTCTTCCTGTGCTGTCAAAATTAATCTAGCATCAATTATAATTTGTGCTGTAAGTTTATTGCATAAACCCATTAGACTTGTATAACATGATTATATGGATGATCAGCAGTTAGGCAGAGGCTAATGAAAGCCATTTGTAACAATCCCTACTAACTTATTTTGAccattcacatccatagatCTTGCCATACAGGATTGCTGTTTACAAGTACTACATGTTTGACCTTTTTGTAAGACATCACGGTTATGATCcttgtatgtctttctaggacTTCCCCTTTTGGAGCTTATGTTTACATCCACACAGTTTTTCCAAcataaatgttatgtaaaatacttCATCAAAAAAGTTTAGTTGTCTCTttagtaagtattattattgaCGAATGAATTTTGGTTTTAGTCGTAAAATTATGTGGACAATATGATTTACAAtgacatttatataggtatgcTAATCAAATGTGAACCAGCTGACACAAAAAGTATTCACTCCTGATACAGAACTTACCTCAGGATGTCATTAAAAGGCACAAATAGTTTAGACATGTTGTAAACAGTCTTTGTTTATTCTTTGGTTCTCTGCCTACGCCTCTAAATATAAGGACtgatttgatgtatgtataGCATAAACAGTCGAGTGACATTAGCATGTATGTGTAGAGTACATGGCGAGGCGTCGATTGCGCAGACCTGGTCATCGAGATCCCAGGGTCTGGCGGCGGTGATGCAGAGCCTCAGGACGGCGGCCACTACCGCCTGGACTACTGGCCCGCGCAAGGAGACCCTTCTCCCAACTACACCGTAGCCGCTGGTGCTTCTACCATCAAGTTCCAGGGTCTCCCCGGCACTAAATACCACTTCATGCTTTATTACTCCAATTCGACGTTTCCGGACCTTCTGACGTGGAATCAAACCATCACTACTGGTTAGTTATGTTTCTTATGTTATCTGTTTAATATTGCGTACTTTCTTTTTATAGTcggacaacttagtagagaccgCACGATTtgtctagattataattaacaatacaGTGAATTTCCAagataaagtagctgtatcaaacagaccACCATCAGACCCGTGCAGATCACAGATATTCTAAATGATTATTCTGAATTTCGTATTGCTTTCGCCAGCCGCAAGACTTATGTACAAGGCTCACTACTAAGTGGTTTTGAATGGTCTTAGCTTAGCTCCTAGAGCAGTGGAAAATTGTATGCAGATTCTAAGCATTATACAAtttcaggggccgaaacaggtcagtaaagtcagtagaagtcagtatttttggacctggtcagtaaaagtcagtatttttgaaaatcggtcagtattgtcagtatttttccaaactcaatattttttttttgttttcctttgctgttggccaatcaAACATTCTCGATCTGCCCAGTAATGATAtctgagggctgctttggattcTCTATACAACGTATCCCAAATCTTAACGTCAAAAcgaaacctgagctaggccgagttgtgttggctctcaaaaaatatttaaaaaaaatctatctcatgtagtttcaaaatggcaaccatttttgtaaaattgccaccctctgatgagtcgttacgtctactgtggctaaaatgacttcttttctagttctttttttgtgtggagTATGCCTAAGTAACGTTCctacaaatttcaattcattattttgcacacaacttcattggaatttctgaaaatatcccttttatggcgaactatgccttgaaaatatttcatcactcaactttgacagtctgtcctgaaaaataattgtactacgctttttcggcatgtacccttaaaagttggcgcatttaatgggcTTTCGAAAATGGCATAACGCTTACTAAATTATTCCATAGACgacgaaaaaattaaaaaaaatcttaagatagtcgatatttaacttattattagttcgtcataaaactttctcaaaattactcTAGTGT
Above is a window of Anticarsia gemmatalis isolate Benzon Research Colony breed Stoneville strain chromosome 7, ilAntGemm2 primary, whole genome shotgun sequence DNA encoding:
- the LOC142974068 gene encoding uncharacterized protein LOC142974068, whose protein sequence is MGTLKNALTMIKNYDTDKWQVALEALQLAFNCTAHRVTGVAPLTLLTRREHCGAPELLRLVNIENESMDFDLLEQHVQEKMATAAQYEKQRFDKNKAKLKPFQRGDYVLIKNNPRNQTSLDLKYSEPFEIYRILDNDRYMVKRVTGRGRRKVAHDQLRRAPQPGDQAAVSTDSDKDDLQQLETSGRLTPTPEPHLLQSHIPTDGILEDA